A stretch of the Aphis gossypii isolate Hap1 chromosome 2, ASM2018417v2, whole genome shotgun sequence genome encodes the following:
- the LOC114123155 gene encoding uncharacterized protein LOC114123155 produces the protein MVNIKNHSFKLVFFLFCLSQVQAGTKLLPEKSDNPFDELFKEISKSAYKITEKIRSRLNEADVHVDQYIDRLKENVENSNVHFQELLQKVEENVEQLHKQICDTVQRQIERISEELKAKDPEIGEKVKKLKAELAELKEDLLKLYEEIKKPVLERFNEIKDEVRTKTKPIVKRWTPIVKDVEEIILALIPEKNKKEIKKN, from the exons atggtGAACATTAAAAATCACAGTTTTAAACTCGTGTTTTTCCTATTCTGCTTGTCACAG GTACAAGCAGGCACAAAACTTCTTCCTGAGAAATCAGACAATCCAtttgatgaattatttaaagagaTCTCCAAGTCAGCTTACAAAATCACAGAGAAGATCCGATCTAGACTAAATGAAGCTGATGTCCATGTCGATCAATACATCGATCGTTTAAAAGAAAACGTTGAAAACTCTAACGTCCATTTTCAAGAACTCCTCCAAAag gtTGAAGAAAATGTAGAACAATTACATAAACAAATTTGTGATACTGTTCAACGTCAAATCGAGCGTATTAGTGAAGAATTAAAAGCAAAAGACCCAGAAATCGGCGAGAAggttaagaaattaaaagcaGAATTAGCTGAATTGAAAGAAGaccttttgaaattatatgaaGAAATCAAGAAACCAGTTTTGGAACGTTTTAACGAGATAAAGGATGAAGTGAGAACCAAAACCAAACCAATTGTCAAACGTTGGACACCAATCGTCAAAGATGTAGAA gaaattaTTTTGGCTTTGATCCCCGAAAAGAATAAGAAGGAAATCaagaaaaactaa